One Campylobacter concisus DNA segment encodes these proteins:
- a CDS encoding phosphoethanolamine transferase, with product MTQRLLTIKRENFSNREAKARENLVDIINKLGIKTYFFGNNSGGCKGVCDNLDQNHTSEHKAEGFDEVIFDEAKKVIKDANSTTFIVLHLQGSHGPIYYKGYPSKFKEFTPTCDTAELNKCTPDEIANTYDNTILYEDYLQSELINALEAKKAKFEVTMFFFSDHGESLGENGIYLHGLPYSIAPDEQKHIPAIIFSSDSELLKRLKTRKGESLSHDFVFSSVLGYFGVKTKAYEPEFDIFRQ from the coding sequence GTGACGCAACGCTTACTAACGATAAAGCGAGAAAATTTTAGCAACCGTGAGGCTAAGGCTCGTGAAAATTTAGTTGATATCATCAATAAACTTGGCATAAAAACATACTTTTTTGGCAATAATAGTGGCGGCTGCAAGGGCGTTTGCGACAACCTTGATCAAAACCACACTTCAGAGCACAAAGCAGAAGGTTTTGATGAAGTGATATTTGATGAGGCAAAAAAGGTCATAAAAGATGCAAACTCCACTACCTTTATCGTGCTACATTTGCAAGGCTCGCATGGTCCTATCTACTACAAAGGCTATCCAAGTAAATTTAAAGAATTCACCCCAACCTGCGACACTGCCGAGCTAAACAAATGCACGCCAGATGAGATAGCAAACACCTATGACAACACCATTTTATACGAGGACTATCTACAAAGTGAGCTGATAAACGCCCTTGAAGCAAAAAAAGCTAAATTTGAAGTCACTATGTTCTTTTTCTCAGATCATGGAGAGAGCCTGGGTGAAAATGGTATATATTTACACGGACTGCCTTACTCCATCGCTCCAGACGAGCAAAAACACATCCCAGCCATTATCTTTTCAAGCGATAGCGAGCTTTTAAAAAGGCTAAAAACTAGAAAAGGCGAAAGTCTTTCGCATGATTTTGTCTTTAGCTCAGTTCTTGGATATTTTGGGGTGAAAACTAAGGCTTATGAGCCAGAATTTGATATTTTTAGGCAGTAA